A DNA window from Solanum lycopersicum chromosome 3, SLM_r2.1 contains the following coding sequences:
- the LOC101262301 gene encoding uncharacterized protein, which produces METYSSVPMEKTTKIIRKSIFIFLQNYQFFTTTTAFFAFPFAASVLFLQSFIYSSSLYPIIYERLHLLFDAAGFPSSSEFFILLNSKISQTILISFLSFPFTISFYLFAKSVVIESLKYSKPSQRTTFPSYFNLLVTQLCNSLLIISANATCFTLLFFGFNLFDYGFGLSNPRTILLLSATGAVLCSIILANTLIICNLALVTSGNERIGGFMAILKSCVLIRGRTATALSLAVPVNLALAAVEALFQYRIVNAYYQEKTELFTLALEGMFIAYIYSLLIVLDTIASCVFYKSCKTEEHGIFPVSSISTYQDEIQHRDQCIVVKIKTLEEFC; this is translated from the coding sequence ATGGAAACTTACTCCTCTGTTCCAATGGAGAAAACAaccaaaattataagaaaatcaaTCTTCATTTTCCTTCAGAACTATCAGTTCTTCACAACAACAACAGCTTTTTTCGCTTTTCCATTTGCTGCTTCTGTTCTTTTTCTACAATCATTCATCTATTCGTCATCGCTTTATCCAATAATTTATGAGCGTTTGCATTTACTTTTCGACGCAGCAGGGTTCCCTTCATCGTCAGAATTCTTCATTCTTCTCAATTCCAAGATCTCTCAGACGATTTTGAtatcttttctttcattccCTTTTACCATTTCCTTTTATCTTTTCGCCAAATCTGTGGTAATCGAATCTCTGAAATACTCAAAACCATCTCAAAGAACTACATTTCCTTCGTATTTCAACCTTCTTGTCACCCAGCTCTGTAACTCACTACTCATCATTTCCGCAAACGCCACCTGTTTCACTCTCCTATTCTTCGGGTTCAATCTCTTTGATTATGGATTCGGGCTTTCGAATCCAAGAACAATTCTTTTGTTATCAGCAACAGGGGCTGTACTCTGTTCTATTATACTCGCAAACACTTTAATTATTTGTAATTTGGCATTGGTAACATCAGGAAATGAGAGAATTGGAGGATTCATGGCGATTCTCAAATCTTGTGTTTTGATTAGAGGAAGAACAGCAACAGCATTATCACTAGCAGTGCCTGTAAATTTAGCTCTGGCTGCAGTTGAAGCTCTGTTTCAATACAGAATCGTAAACGCGTATTATCAAGAAAAAACAGAGCTTTTTACTCTAGCTTTAGAAGGAATGTTCATCGCCTATATTTATTCACTTCTTATTGTTCTTGATACAATAGCAAGCTGTGTTTTCTACAAAAGCTGTAAAACAGAGGAACATGGGATTTTTCCAGTTTCGTCCATTTCGACATATCAAGATGAAATTCAACACAGAGATCAATGTATAGTTGTGAAGATAAAGACATTAGAGGAGTTctgttaa